The Pyrus communis chromosome 2, drPyrComm1.1, whole genome shotgun sequence genome includes a window with the following:
- the LOC137724676 gene encoding uncharacterized mitochondrial protein AtMg00810-like — MKDLGLLHYFLGLQISYTSEGLFVSQAKYINELVDKVDLQDSKPCATRCLPYHRLLKDDGKPYHSPDQYRSVIGALQYLTFTRPDIAFSVNQACQFMHNPMISHVIAVKRILRYLKGTSTYGIHFKPGPLHLQSYSDADWAGDPNDRKSTSGFVVFLGSNPISWASKKQHTVSRSSTEAEYRALAIIAAELAWIRQLFCDMHIPLHSSPMIYCDNVSAIALSTNPVFHAKSKHIEIDYHFVRERVTRGDLQVQHVSSTDQSADILTKGLFAPLFQHHCNNLMLSVLEHQLKGGCKKNKSDPCEEVIDGQNKATCQKIK, encoded by the coding sequence ATGAAGGACTTGGGTCTTCTGCACTACTTCCTGGGTTTGCAGATCAGTTACACCTCAGAGGGATTGTTTGTGTCTCAAGCAAAGTATATTAATGAGTTAGTTGATAAAGTTGACCTCCAGGACTCTAAACCGTGTGCTACACGATGTCTCCCATATCACAGACTTCTCAAGGATGATGGGAAGCCATATCACAGTCCGGATCAATATAGAAGTGTTATTGGAGCTCTGCAGTATCTTACTTTCACCAGACCTGACATAGCATTTTCTGTCAATCAAGCTTGTCAGTTTATGCACAATCCTATGATTTCTCATGTTATTGCAGTTAAGCGAATCCTCCGTTATCTCAAAGGGACATCAACTTATGGCATTCATTTTAAACCCGGACCATTGCATCTGCAATCTTatagtgatgcagattgggcaggtgatCCAAATGATCGCAAATCCACTTCAGGCTTTGTTGTATTTCTTGGTTCCAACCCCATCTCATGGGCATCAAAGAAGCAACACACGGTATCCCGATCATCCACAGAAGCTGAGTATAGAGCTTTGGCAATCATAGCTGCAGAACTTGCCTGGATTCGACAATTATTCTGTGATATGCATATACCTTTACATTCCTCTCCGATGATATATTGTGACAATGTCTCAGCTATTGCCCTCTCTACCAATCCTGTGTTTCATGCCAAATCCAAACACATTGAGATCGACTACCATTTTGTCCGTGAGAGAGTCACTcggggtgatcttcaagttcaacatgTGTCTTCGACAGACCAATCCGCGGATATTCTAACAAAGGGATTGTTTGCACCATTATTTCAACACCATTGCAACAATCTGATGCTTAGTGTTCTCGAGCATCAGCTTAAGGGGGGATGTAAGAAGAATAAAAGTGATCCATGTGAGGAAGTTATTGATGGTCAAAACAAAGCCACTTGTCAAAAGATTAAATAG